The following are from one region of the Thermofilum sp. genome:
- a CDS encoding DUF4350 domain-containing protein — MRSILLASAALALGVVVLAAWLYPVNADFWPANPGWNGLQELARSRGAVEASLTELAALDPRNYTLLIVGPSKSFTPGEVLAVRAFLAKGGRVVIADDFGTANELLEAIGAPVRLTGGLLVDPLLNLGARELPLAYWSGRRLALNYATALNVTGCAGCRVLAASSFFSYLDLNGNGVHDEGEPAGPLPTAVSLSFRGGELVVVSDSSIFINSMLGREGNALFLEHLLRSTAPAIDNSHWEETPLVALKAALSSAHRALSSPELKYPLAAAAPLGVVAMRRQRELAERLKRHVVQVARAVEVQGE, encoded by the coding sequence TTGAGAAGCATCCTGCTGGCTTCAGCCGCCCTCGCCTTAGGGGTTGTGGTACTGGCAGCTTGGCTCTACCCGGTCAACGCGGACTTCTGGCCCGCCAACCCTGGCTGGAATGGCCTACAGGAGCTTGCCCGATCCCGGGGGGCCGTCGAAGCTTCTCTCACCGAGCTGGCTGCACTCGACCCGCGGAACTACACGCTGCTGATCGTAGGGCCTTCGAAGAGCTTCACCCCCGGCGAGGTGCTAGCGGTCAGAGCTTTCCTGGCGAAAGGGGGCCGTGTCGTGATTGCAGACGACTTCGGAACTGCGAACGAGCTGCTGGAGGCTATAGGCGCCCCAGTGCGGCTCACCGGAGGCCTTCTCGTAGACCCCTTGCTGAACCTGGGTGCGCGCGAGCTACCACTAGCCTACTGGTCAGGGCGGAGGCTAGCGCTCAACTACGCGACAGCGCTCAACGTCACGGGCTGTGCAGGCTGCAGAGTGCTCGCGGCTTCGAGCTTCTTCAGCTACCTCGACTTGAACGGTAACGGTGTACACGACGAAGGTGAGCCGGCAGGCCCGCTGCCCACCGCGGTCTCGCTGAGCTTCAGGGGCGGCGAGCTCGTGGTCGTCTCGGACTCGAGCATCTTCATAAACTCGATGCTCGGCAGGGAGGGGAACGCTCTTTTCCTCGAGCACCTCCTCCGCTCGACAGCCCCGGCGATCGACAACTCGCACTGGGAGGAGACCCCCCTGGTGGCGCTGAAAGCCGCGCTGAGCTCCGCCCACAGGGCTCTCTCGAGCCCGGAGCTGAAGTACCCTTTAGCCGCGGCAGCCCCCCTGGGGGTCGTAGCTATGAGAAGGCAGAGAGAGCTCGCGGAAAGGCTTAAAAGACACGTAGTCCAGGTAGCGAGGGCTGTAGAGGTGCAGGGCGAGTGA
- a CDS encoding MoxR family ATPase: protein MTQPGKLLQAPNAARRTKLLALAARIKSYFVGHDDVVNLLLVSLLSEGHLLIEGPPGTGKTLLARVFASGIGGTFKRIQMTPDLLPADIIGTVYYNLQSGSWEIQLGPIFANVVFVDELSRATPRTQAALIEAMQERQVSIGGRTFPLPRPFLLIATRVSGESEGIFELPTGEVDRFSYSVSIPGYDPEVEAEVLRRLDFLESVDERRVLTPEDIQLLIEDVKKVYVHERIRLYVISLLRAVRQLEEVGVKPSTRAAVWLTKGARALAYLAGRSYVLPDDVKALAVPVLRHRIGLKPEYELDGVATEQLIQRVLREVEVPKT, encoded by the coding sequence GTGACACAGCCCGGAAAGCTGCTACAAGCGCCTAACGCTGCGCGGAGGACGAAGCTTCTCGCACTCGCTGCCCGCATCAAAAGCTACTTCGTGGGGCACGATGATGTAGTGAATCTCCTCCTCGTGTCGCTGCTATCGGAGGGGCACCTTCTCATCGAGGGACCCCCGGGAACGGGGAAAACCCTCCTCGCGAGGGTTTTCGCGAGCGGCATTGGCGGCACTTTCAAGAGGATTCAGATGACGCCCGACCTTCTCCCCGCCGACATCATCGGCACAGTGTACTACAATCTCCAGAGCGGGTCCTGGGAGATCCAGCTCGGCCCCATCTTCGCGAACGTGGTCTTCGTGGACGAGCTCAGCAGAGCCACTCCGAGAACCCAGGCCGCGCTGATCGAGGCGATGCAGGAGAGGCAGGTGTCGATCGGCGGGAGGACGTTCCCGCTCCCCAGGCCCTTCCTCCTCATCGCGACTAGAGTGTCGGGCGAGAGCGAGGGGATCTTCGAGCTCCCTACGGGCGAGGTCGACCGCTTCTCCTACAGCGTGAGCATTCCAGGCTACGACCCCGAGGTGGAGGCGGAAGTGCTGCGCCGCCTGGACTTCCTGGAGAGCGTGGATGAGAGGAGAGTCTTGACCCCCGAGGACATCCAGCTGCTCATAGAGGACGTGAAGAAGGTTTACGTGCACGAGAGAATCCGGCTCTACGTGATCTCCCTCCTCAGAGCCGTCCGGCAGCTCGAGGAAGTGGGTGTTAAGCCGAGCACACGCGCAGCTGTCTGGCTCACGAAAGGCGCGAGAGCCCTAGCCTACCTCGCGGGGAGGAGCTACGTCCTCCCCGACGACGTTAAAGCGCTAGCAGTGCCGGTCCTGCGGCACAGAATAGGTTTGAAGCCCGAGTACGAGCTCGACGGCGTCGCAACCGAGCAGCTCATCCAGCGGGTCTTGAGGGAGGTAGAGGTCCCGAAAACATGA